The window TCCCTCGCACTGGTCCTGGTGGAGTCGCGGTGGCCACCGCTGCGCCGCCTCGACCAGGGCGCTGCCGAGTGGCTGCACCGCACCGCACTCGACCACCCGGCCTGGGTCCGGGTCCTCGAATTCCTCACGCACGTCGCCTGGGGGCCCTTGACCATGCGCCTGCTGGTGGCCGCGGTGGTGGTGTGGCTGCTGTGGCACCGCGCGCTGCGGCTGGCCGCCTGGGCGGCCGTGACCGCCGTCGCGGGGGGCCTGGTGGGCCTGCTGGCGAAGACGGCGGTCGAGCGCGCCCGGCCGCACCTGCCCGACCCGGTCTCCGAGGCACCCGGCTTCTCCTTCCCCTCCGGACACGCCATGACGGCCACCACGTCCTGCGCCGTACTGCTGCTGGTCCTGCTCCCACTGGTGCCGCGCGCGTGGCGCCCGTTTGCCTGGGCTCTCGCCGTGGCCGCAGTGCTCGGCGTCGGCGGCACGCGGGTCGCGCTCGGCGTGCACTGGGTGAGCGACGTGGTCGGAGGCTGGCTGCTCGGCCTCGCCGTGGTCACCGCCACCACTCTCGCCTTCGAGGCGTGGCGCAGCGACATCGGCCGTCCCCTCACCACACCCGCCCAGGGGCTGGAGCCGGAGCTGGTGACGTCATGCCCCGAACCGCCGGCCGGCACCGGGGGCATCGGCCGACCGTGATCCGAACGCCGCGGACGCCGTCGTCCGCGGCGGGCGTTCGGCGCCGGGTCGTCCCGCACGGGTCTCGCCCATCCTGCCGCCATGGGTCTGGATCTCGCACTGTTCATCGCGGACCGGAGGCAGTTGAGCACCTCAACGGCCTGGTCTGCGCCGGCGGTTCGCTGCCGAGTGCGAAGGCTGGGCAGGCCGTCCGCGCAGCTTCGAGGACTTCATCGCGCTCCTGCGCGAATGGGGCGACGTGACGACAGGGGCCGCCCGCCACGGCTGGGGCCTGGTGGGCCCGCCCCAGGGGGTGTGTTGGCGGCGAGGGGGCCGCGTGATGCACCGTGGTCGCAACCGCCGAGCGGTACAGGACGGTCCGCGAGCGGTGCCGACCGGCGCAAGGGCTGCTCTGGGCTCGTCCCGCCACCAGGACTACAGTTGCGGCCATGGCCGAACATCATGCCCTCAGCGCCACCCGCGAGGCCTACGACGCCGCCGCCCGCACCTATGCCCAGCTGTTCCGCGACACGCTGCGCGACAGCCCCCTGGACCGTGCGATCTTGGGGGTCTTCGCCGAGGCCGTGCGCGCGAGCGGGAACGGTCAGGTCGCGGACCTGGGATGCGGACCTGGCCACATCACTGCCCATCTGGCAGAACTTGGACTGACGGCATCTGGCGTCGATGCTTCCCCCGCAATGATCGAGTTGGCTCAACAGGCCTACCGGGAGCTGCGGTTCGAAGTGGGCTCGATGGCCGCTCTCGACATCGCGGACGGCGTGCTGGGCGGCGTACTCTCACGGTGGTCCATCATCCACACTCCGCCGCAGGAACTCCCCGTCATCCTGACCGAGTTCCACCGGGTGCTGGCACCTGGCGGCCACCTCCTGATCGGCTTTTCGGCGAGCGACGGTCCGTCTCACCCGACACAGGTCTTCGATCACGCGGTCGCACCGGCCTATCGATGGTCCCCCGATCACCTCGCCGCGATGCTGCGCACGTTCGGACTGGCCGAGGTGGCCCGGATGGTTCGCGAGCCCCAGCCCACCGACCGCCGACAGTTCCAGGAGGTTCAACTGCTGGCCCGCAAGGCCTGAACACAGGCAGCCGGGTCCAACCTTCCCACGTGCCGGACGGGGTACCTGCGAAGGTCGTGACATCGGCACCGGCACCGGCATCGACAGCGACGGGACAGCGGCCCGGTCACGGCGGTCTACGCGGCGGCGAAGCCCTCCCCGATGCCGTCACCGCGGAGGTCGACGCGGTTGACGGCCGGGCTTCGGGACACACGCGCGGTGTGCTGAAAACACTTCTCGTCCTCCTGCTCGGCGCGCTCGTGGCGGTGGCCGCCCGCGACCTCCTGCAGCGCCGGCATTCCGTCCTGCGGAACTACCCGCTGCTGGGGCACCTGCGGTTCGCCCTGGAGGCGCTGCGTCCGGAGATCCAGCAGTACTTCATCGAGCGGAACTTCGACGGCCGCCCCTTCGACCGGGACACCCGCAGCATCGTCTACGAGCGCGCCAAGGGCACCGACGCCGAGGAGCCCTTCGGCACCGAACGCGACCTCTACCAGGTCGGCAGTGAGTACCTCACCCCCTCCATGGCCCCGCGACCGGTGCGCGTCGATCCACCCAGGGTCCGGATCGGCGGCCCCGACTGCACCCGGCCGTACGACATGGCCCTCCTCAACGTCTCCGCGATGAGCTTCGGCTCGCTGTCCGCCAACGCCGTCCTGGCCCTCAACACCGGCGCCCGGCTGGGCGGCTTCGCTCAGGACACCGGCGAAGGCGGCCTCTCCGAGTACCACCTGAAGCCCGGCGGTGACCTTGTCTGGGAGATCGGCACCGGCTACTTCGGCTGCCGCACCGACGACGGGGACTTCGACGCGCGTCAGTTCGCTGAGAAGGCGGCACACGAGCAGGTCAAGTGCGTTTCGTTGAAGATCAGTCAAGGCGCCAAGCCCGGCATCGGGGGAGTACTTCCGGGCCCCAAGGTGAATGCGGAGATCGCGGCGGTCCGCGGTGTTCCACAAGGGCGGACCGTGATCTCGCCGCCCTTCCACCGGGTCTACTCCACCCCGCGCGAACTGGTCCGCTTCCTGGCCCGGATGCGCGAGCTGGCGGACGGCAAGCCCGTCGGTTTCAAGCTGTGCGTCGGCTCGCGCCGTGAATTCCTCGCCGTGTGCAAAGCCATGCTGGAGGAGGACACCACGCCCGACTTCATCGTCGTCGACGGAGCGGAGGGCGGCACGGGCGCGGCTCCACTGGAATTCGCGGACGGCGTCGGCCTGCCGCTCGGTGAGGGGCTGATGACCGTACACAATGCCCTCGTGGGGGTCGGCCTGCGCGATCGCATCCGGATCGGGGCCTCCGGCAAGGTCGCCACCGGAAGCGACCTCGTCAAACGCCTGCTCCAGGGCGCCGACTACACCAACGCGGCCCGCGCGATGATGTTCGCGATCGGCTGCATCCAGGCACAGCGCTGCCACACCAACGCGTGCCCCGTGGGGGTCGCCACCCAGGACGCACGACGTGCCCGCGCCGTCGACGTGGGCGACAAATCCCGGCGCGTCGAGCGCTACCAGCGGGCCACGGTCGAGAGCGCCCTCAGGATCATGGCGGCGATGGGAGTCGACGGCCCGTCCGGGCTGCGCCCGCACCAACTGCTCCAGCGGGTGGACCCGCACACCGTGCGCTCGTACGAGGAACTGCACGAATGGCTCACGCCCCGACAGCTGCTCGCATCAGCGCCCGAGGGCTGGGCATCCGACTGGCGGGCGGCCGACCCGGACCGCTTCACCCCGTGAGACGGAGGGAAGGACACCGCTGTGGCACGAACCGTGGCCCACGTGATCGTCGACGCGCTGAAGGACCTGGGCGTCCGGCACGTCTTCGGCGTCGTCGGAGACGCCCTGAACCCACTGACCGATGCGATCCGCACCACCGACGACCTGACCTGGGTCGGCTGCCGGCACGAGGAGGCCGCCGCCTTTGCGGCGGGGGCGCAGTCACAGCTCTCCGGCACCCTAGGGGTGTGCATGGGCACGGTCGGACCCGGCTCCGTGCACCTCCTCAACGGGCTCTACGACGCCGCCAAGAGCCGTACCCCGGTCCTCGCGATCTGCGGACAGGTCCCGCTCGCGGAGATCGGCAGCGACTACTTCCAGGAGGTCGACAACGACCTGCTCTTCCGCGACGTCGCCGTCCACCGGGCCACCGTCACCTCCCCGGACCAGATGCCGCGGATGCTGGAGAGCGCCGTACGCGCAGCCGTGACCCGCGGCGGCGTCGCCGTCCTGACCGTGCCCGGCGACCTGGGCGACCAGGAGCTCGGCGACGACCGTCCGGCGCGCTTCACCCTCGAGCGTGCCGTCACCCGGCCGGACGAGCCCGCCCTCGCCGAGGCGGCCGAACTCCTGAACGCCGCGTCCCGTGTCACCCTGCTCGTCGGCCGCGGAGCCCGCGACGCCCGCACCGAAGTCCTCCGGACCGCCGAGCTGCTCAGTGCCCCCATGGTGCTCACCCTGAAGGCGAAGGAGGGCTTCGAGGGCGACAACCCCTTCCAGGTCGGCCAGACCGGCCTGATCGGCAACCCCGCCGCCTCCCACGCCCTCGACCGTGGCGACGTGCTCCTCATGCTGGGCACCGACTTCCCCTACCGGGACTGGTACCCGAAGGACTGCAAGGTGGTCCAGATCGATGCCCGCGAGGAGCACCTGGGGCGCCGGGTACCCGTGGACGCCGGTCTCGCCGGCGACGTGGGCGCCACGCTGCGCGCCCTGCTCCGCCTGCTGAACGAGGTACCCGACCGGGCACACCTCGACGATGCCCGGGACCGGTTCACTCAGTGGGAGGAGGGGCAGAGCCGCCTGGCCGACCCCGCCCACGAGCACCGCTGGACCGGCAGGCTGCGCGCGGTAGTGGACAACCCCGACCACGACATCCGGCCGGAGGCGCTCGCCGCCGCGGTCGACCGGTACGCGGCCGAGGACGCCGTCTTCACCTCCGACACCGGGATGGCCACCGTCTGGCTCTCCCGCTTCGTCACCATGCGGGGAACCAGGCGCCTGATCGGCTCGTACAACCTGGGCTCGATGGCCAACGCCATGCCCCAGGCCCTGGGCGCCCAGCTGTGGGCTCCCGACCGCCAGATCGTCGCGCTCTGCGGTGACGGCGGGCTCAGCATGCTGCTCGGCGACCTGATGACCCTCGCGACGTACCGGCTGCCCGTGAAACTCGTCGTCTTCGACAACCGCCGACTGGGTATGGTCAAGCTCGAACAGGAGCAGGCGGGCCTGCCCGAATTCGGTACGGAACTCGACAACCCCGACTTCGCCGCCGTCGCCACGGCGCTCGGCCTCACCGGGATCCGCGTCACCGATCCGGCCGACCTCCACGACAGTGTGCGCCGGGCGTTCGACACCCCGGGCCCGGTCCTGCTGTACGTACTGACCAACCCGGAGGAAGTGGCCGTACCGGGCAAGCCGACCGTCGCGCAGGGGTGGGGTTACGCCATCGCCAAGGTGAAGGAGATCCTCCCGAGCCGCGAGAACTGAGCGACCCGGGGGCGTGCCACGAGGTGCGATGCCGTCCGAGGCGGGCGCCGTGCTCGCCCTGGCCTTCCTGACCGCCGTTGCCGGCGACGCGACACCGACGCGTCCACCAGTCCGCACCACTCAGCTCGCGAGAGCGAAGCGCTCCACTTGACCGTCCCGGAGATCTGCTCCCTGTTCAACGCCGTCCTCGGCCTGGCAGCCGTAACCGCTGCCAGGCCTCTGCACTGGTCAATCGGCGCAAGTGCTAAGCGTCGGCATCGGTCACCCGGCCGGCACGCGCCGCGGACGCGGCGGTCCATGGCGGCGGCGTGTGCGTCTGCGTCCACGCCGCCAGGCCGTCGCCGTCGACGCAGACGATGTCGCAGGCTGCGGCGTACTCGGCGGCCGGAGCGGTGAACTCGCTGGTGGTCACGACGACGGCCACATCGGCCTCGTGGACGGCGAAGCAGGTGCCGCCGAAGCGCTGGAGGTCCTGGGAACCGACCCGGTTGCCCTCACCGTAGTGCTTGCACTGGATGACCACACGCAGCCCGTCCGCCGTCGTGGCGATCACATCGGCTCCCAAGTCCCCAGCACCACCGACCACTTCCACCTGCGGGCAGCCATCCCGAGCGCACAGCGCTGCGACCGTGTGCTCGAAGCCGTCCGCGTCCACGGTCGTGTGGTCGAGGGCGCTCGAATCCACCTCGGGCAGGTTCGTGGTCTGCGGTTCGGCCGCCGGGGAAGCGCCGGATGCCGGCGCACCCGGGCCCATCGGGCCGCGCGGACTCGGCGGGCATGCGGTGGAACGGCGGAGCCCGGGGGAGATGCTCCACCGCGCCAGCGCCACACCGGCGGCCAGGAGGAGCACAGTGACAACGGGCAGCACCGGTACACCCCCGCCCGTTTCCACAGCTGCCTTGACGAAGACGGCCGCTCCGCCCAGGCAGATCCCCACCAGCCCCACCGCCAGCACGAGGTCACGCCCCATGGACGTCACGCGGACGCCTCCGCCACGCCGACGTCCTCCGGTTGCTGCCATGCGGACCCCTCCTCGCTGGACACGCCCTCTGTCCTTCCCCACACATCCCTTCTCGTCTGATCACAATGGGCGGATCCAAACGGCCCCGCCTGTCACGAAACGATCATGCCGATCGGCTCCGGGCTTCCGTGCCTGCGAGCCTCGGGGCCTGCGGGCCTCAGGAAGACATTGCCGCGTGATCGGACTCGCTGCGCAGGACGCAGAATTCGTTGCCTTCAGGATCGGCGAGTACGGCCCAGCCCGCGCCGCCGGGCGTCCGGCGATCAGTGACCAGGGTGGCTCCGAGGTTCAACAGCCGCTCGACCTCCTCCTCGCGCGAGGTCGTCGGACGCAGGCACAAGTGGATCCGGTTCTTGATCGTCTTCGGTTCCGGCACCTGGTTGAAGTACAGGACCGGACCCTCTGCAAGCACCACCTGGGTCTCCCGGTCGCCCGGCCTGCACTGCGGATGCGGCGGACAACCGGTCACAGCACTCCAGAACCGAGCCAGCTCATACGCATCCGCACAGTCGATCGCCACGTTCTGCACTATCGAAACCATGCGGATCAGCCTGCCTGAGCACTGATCGTCCCGCCACCAATATGGCGCCCCGGCCCCGGCCCCACCTGCACGTTTGCCGTCTGTTGCCGGGTGCCGGCTGTCGACTCGGACCGGTGCGCTCACGGCCTGTCGGCCCCGGCCCTGTCCGCCACCACGCGCCCGGTCCGGTCCCCGGCCGCTGACCTCTCGCGTGCACCCTCCGCCTGTGGTCCCAACTGTCGCAGTTCGGCGAGGAGTTCACTCTGACCCGCCAGGAGTTCGGTCAGGATGCGGCGTGCTGCGCGCAGGAGGTCGGCCACGTCGCCGCCGGCGAGGGCGTAACTGACGGTGGCTCCGTCGCGGATGGACACGACGATGCCGGACCGGCGCAGGACCGCCAGCTGCTGCGAGAGGTTGGACGCCTCGACATCGATCGCGGCGAGGAGGTCGCGTACGGGTACGGGGCCGTTCTGCAGGAGTTCCAGGACGCGGATGCGGACTGGGTGTCCAAGCATCCGGAAGAACTCGGCTTTCGCCTGGTAGAGGGGTACCTGCATGCCCATGGACGCTCCTGCTGTTGCTTCAAACCTTGCTGCTGCGGCGGGCTTCCAGCCTGTCGGTCACTCATACATTCATACGGAGGGGCCCACGCATGCCCGCGTTTGATTCGTTTCCAATGTGTCGGATTGAAGAATTCTTCAACTCGTGGGCATGCGTGGGCGCAAGAACGCCGGGCTCAGAGCTCCAGGGCCGCCTCGACGCGCTTGAGCTGGTGGCGGGCCATGGCCAGGTTGGATTTCGCCTTGTCCAGTACGACGTACAGGAACAGGCCGCCGTGGTCCCGCCCCTTGAGCAGCCGGATCAGGTGGTACTGGCCTCCGAGGGTGATCAGGACGTCCTCGATCTCGTCGTTCAGGCCCAGCATCTCCATGGTGCGGACCTTCGCGCGGATCACATCGGTGTTGCCCGCGGCGGCGACCGTGAGGTCGAGATCCTTCCCGCCGCCGAGGGTTCCCAGCGCCATGCCGCTGGTGTAGTCCACCAGCGCGGCTCCCATCGCACCCTCGATCGAGGTCATCGTCTCCTTCAAGGAGACCTCAACGTTCGCCATTGGCACTCGCTCCCTTTGTCTCTACGGTCACCGTCCGGTGCTCGGTTCGTGGTGACACCGGACAGCTTGTGAGGACGACGTTACCGAGCGTGCGTGACGATGTATGGGGAACGAAAGATTGCGTGGAATGTCCGCACCGGACACCGGGACCTGCCAAGACCTGCCGACGGGTGCCCGAGCCAGTGCGGCAACGGTCACGGCCGCCCCGGCCCGGGCGGTCGTCCGGGTGGCGGGAGCGTCCGGTGGGCCAGCCGGATCATGAACGATTCCGGAGGCTGCCAGACGTCCCGGTCGTCGAAGGACCATGCGTAGATCGGGGCTCCGTCCCGGACGCAGTCGAGCAGGCCCGGCGCTGCGAGCTCGCGCGCCGACCACTCGTAGAGCTGCTGCAGTCTCGGAGCGATCACCCCGAAATCGAGAAGGCGGCCGAACCCGACCTCCCGGTCGAGATTGGACTGCACGGTGTCGCGGAGCGGGTACTCGTCGGGCAGCACGCGGGACAGCTGCAGGAAGATCCCGGTCATCCCCAGCCTCGGGTCACCGAGGAGCGGGGCCAGGGGGCGGAGAGGGCCGAGAGAGAGTCGGGGCGCTGCGACGAGGGCGTGGGCGTAGAGCACGCGGCACAGGACGACGTTCGTGAAGAACCGCTCGGTCGCGTTCTCCGCCTCCGCGAGACCGCGGTTCTCGAGGTAGGCGGCGACCACGCTCCCGTTGTGTGCCCGGTACCAGGCCCGGGCGGTGGGGCGGTCGGCGAAGGACAGCCAATGTGCGGCCGTACGCGACGAGGCCGGCCCGGGGAGCCCACCGCTGAGGCCCACCGCCTCGCAGCCGTCACGGAGAATGCGTTCGTTCACCGCACGCCACCACGGGCTGCCGGGCCGGTCGGCGAACGTCGGCTGCAGCACGCCGCGCCGCAGCTGCCAGCGCATGAACGACATCGCTGCCCGTCGGAACGGCAGATGCCGGGGTGCCTTGCCGAACGGGCCGTAGTAGCAACGCTCCATCAAGGCCATCCGCCCGGCGGGATCGTCACGGACCGAACCGACCTGCCGCCCGGCCCAGGCCGCGGCCGTGACCTCGGACTTCATGCCCACAGAGTCGCACAAACCGCACACATCAGACCGATGGCCCGGCCCGGCGGCGGTTGGCTCACCCTTCACCGGGCGCCGTGAACGAACCGCAGGTCGGGAGGATGAAGCCCCTGCCGACGCGGCCGCTCGGGAGTGCCGCCATGGACATGGGACTGCCGACCGAATCGCTGTCCGGTTCGTGGGAGCGCGCACGGTCGGCACGCGGCGCCCCCGCGCACACGCAGCCTGCGGCCGCGTCTTCTTCAGCCCCCGCCCTGGACGGCTGGACGCGGGTCATCGGCGACTCCTGCCAGGACACCCACCGCACCGGGGCCTTGCCCTCTCCGCGTGCGGCTGGGCCCACGGCCACCCGACCGGGGCGCTGCCGGTGTGGCGTCGCCGTCGTCCGGTCCGGGCGGGGCAGGCTGCGTGATCTCCGCCCGAGGCGGCCGTCGAAGCGTGCCCGGGGCCCACTGGGGCCGGATCGCCCCCGCGGCGGGTGCAGCAGGGCTCGCTCGCCCGATCGCTGTCCTGCCCGGCAAGCAATATCTGTGCCCGCGCGATGAGAATTACACGAACCGCACAGTGAAGCTTTTTCCTGCAGTGGGCGACGTGAAATTTCGCACCGTACGCCGGGTGTGGATGCGTGCTACTGTCGATCTCAGTTGCAGTTGTGGTTCCCAAAAATTCAAGTTCCCCAGCAGGTCTCTGACCCTGGGAGTGCTTTTAGTTTTCCGGTCATTTTCGGACGGGGTAATCATCGCGGCGACACGGAATCCGCACAGTGCGGATCCTGATGTACTGCCCCAAAGGAGATATGACATGGCTACTGGAACCGTGAAGTGGTTCAACGCGGAAAAGGGCTTCGGCTTCATCGAGCAGGACGGTGGCGGCGCTGACGTGTTCGCCCACTACTCGAACATCGCCGCCCAGGGCTTCCGTGAGCTGCTCGAGGGCCAGAAGGTCAGCTTCGACATCGCGCAGGGCCAGAAGGGCCCGACGGCCGAGAACATCGTTCCCGCCTGACGCTGACGCGTACTTCGTAGCTGGGGCCCGCATCCTTCGGGGTGCGGGCCCCAGCTGCACGCATTTTTCGTGCCGCGCCGCCCCGCACCAGCTGCGAGGGCGACGCCGAGGAAACCGCAGTCCCTCCGTGCGCGGATCCTCCCCCGGCCCACACACCGGATTCACGCCCTGAAGGCGTCACCCATTTTGCGCTGCCTGTTCCCGCGAGGAGCTTCGGCCCGGCCGGACAGGTTCGCTTCGTATTTCCATTCGGCCCGTTCTTGCAATTCTCCGCGCACTGCACCGCCGCGGGAATTCCTTGATATGCGCCGTATCGAGGAAGGTTCCGCATGAACCGCACACGCACGAACGACCGATTCGCCCGTACGCGCAACAGCAGCGCAGGATCCGGCAAGAGCGGCGGCCGCTTCGGCGGCTCGGCCCCCAGCCGGTCCAGTGGCCCGAGCCGCTCGGGCGGCTACGGCCGTCGGCCCGCCGCTGTCCAGGGCGAGTTCGCCCTGCCGAAGACGATCACTCCCGCGCTGCCCGCCGTCGAGGCCTTCGCCGACCTCGACATGCCGAGGGAACTGCTCGCCGCACTCGCCGTGCAGGGCTTGACCGTGCCGTTCCCGATCCAGGGCGCCACCCTGCCGAACTCCCTGGCGGGCCGTGACGTGCTCGGCCGTGGACGGACCGGCTCCGGCAAGACCCTGGCCTTCGGACTGGCCCTGCTGGCCCGTACGGCCGGCCGGCGCGCCGAGCCGCGCCAGCCGCTCGCGCTGGTCCTCGTACCGACCCGCGAACTGGCCCAGCAGGTCACCGACGCCCTCACCCCGTACGCCCGCTCCGTCAAGCTCCGGCTCGCGACCGTCGTCGGCGGAATGCCCATCGGACGGCAGGCCGGCGCGCTGCGCGGCGGTGCCGAGGTCGTCGTCGCCACGCCGGGCCGGCTGAAGGACCTGATCGACCGCGGCGACTGCCGGCTGGACGAAGTGGCGATCACCGTCCTGGACGAGGCCGACCAGATGGCCGACATGGGCTTCATGCCGCAGGTCACCGCCCTGCTCGACCAGGTGCGCCCCGAGGGGCAGCGGATGCTCTTCTCCGCCACCCTCGACCGCAACGTCGACCTGCTGGTGCGCCGCTACCTGAGCGACCCGGTCGTCCACTCCGTCGACCCGTCCGCCGCGGCGGTGACGACGATGGAGCACCACGTGCTCCACGTACACGGCGGCGACAAGCACGCGGCCACCACCGAGATCGCAGCGCGCGACGGCCGCGTCATCATGTTCCTGGACACCAAGCACGCCGTGGACCAGCTCACGAGCCACCTCCTGAACAGCGGGGTGCGGGCCGCAGCCCTGCACGGCGGGAAGTCGCAGCCGCAGCGCACCCGCACCCTGGCGCAGTTCAAGACCGGGCACGTGAGCGTGCTCGTCGCCACGAACGTCGCCGCCCGCGGCATCCACGTCGACAACCTCGACCTGGTCGTCAACGTGGACCCGCCCACCGACCACAAGGACTACCTGCACCGCGGCGGCCGCACCGCCCGCGCCGGCGAGTCCGGCAGCGTCGTCACCCTGGTCACCCCGAACCAGCGCCGCGACATGACGCGCCTCATGGCCGCCGCCGGGATCACCCCGCAGACCACCCACGTCCGCTCCGGCGAAGAGGCCCTGCGCCGGATCACCGGCGCCCAGGCGCCCTCCGGCATCCCGGTCGTCATCACCGCTCCGGCGGCCGAGCGGCGTCCGCGCAGTGGCTCCGGCTCGCGCGATCGCCGCCGCCCCGCCGCGGCGGGCCGGCGTAGGCCCGTACGGCAGTCCTCTGCCGACGCCGCGGCGTGAAAACCCTTCCACTTCCCCTTGTGAGGCATCATGCGCTGCGTCATCGCCCGATTCCCGTTCGACCTGACCAAGAGCGGCGTGCTGGAGTCGATGAAGGGCATCAAGCCCGAGCCCGTCGAAGGTGAGTCCGTGATCATCGGACGCCGGCAGTACCCGGTCAAGCAGGTCGGCCAGGTCGTCACCCGCCAGGACCGCCGGGATTTCAGCGCCGGTGAGGTCGTACGGGCCATGACCATGCTCGGTTTCACCTGCCGCGGCCTGCCGCAGGCGCCCGCCGCGCCCGCGCCCGGCCTCACCCCGCTCCAACGGGCTTCGGCGATGCTCGGCGCGCCCGAGCCGGTGCCCGCGCCCCAG is drawn from Streptomyces sp. NBC_01232 and contains these coding sequences:
- a CDS encoding thiamine pyrophosphate-dependent enzyme, encoding MARTVAHVIVDALKDLGVRHVFGVVGDALNPLTDAIRTTDDLTWVGCRHEEAAAFAAGAQSQLSGTLGVCMGTVGPGSVHLLNGLYDAAKSRTPVLAICGQVPLAEIGSDYFQEVDNDLLFRDVAVHRATVTSPDQMPRMLESAVRAAVTRGGVAVLTVPGDLGDQELGDDRPARFTLERAVTRPDEPALAEAAELLNAASRVTLLVGRGARDARTEVLRTAELLSAPMVLTLKAKEGFEGDNPFQVGQTGLIGNPAASHALDRGDVLLMLGTDFPYRDWYPKDCKVVQIDAREEHLGRRVPVDAGLAGDVGATLRALLRLLNEVPDRAHLDDARDRFTQWEEGQSRLADPAHEHRWTGRLRAVVDNPDHDIRPEALAAAVDRYAAEDAVFTSDTGMATVWLSRFVTMRGTRRLIGSYNLGSMANAMPQALGAQLWAPDRQIVALCGDGGLSMLLGDLMTLATYRLPVKLVVFDNRRLGMVKLEQEQAGLPEFGTELDNPDFAAVATALGLTGIRVTDPADLHDSVRRAFDTPGPVLLYVLTNPEEVAVPGKPTVAQGWGYAIAKVKEILPSREN
- a CDS encoding ArsR/SmtB family transcription factor, with translation MQVPLYQAKAEFFRMLGHPVRIRVLELLQNGPVPVRDLLAAIDVEASNLSQQLAVLRRSGIVVSIRDGATVSYALAGGDVADLLRAARRILTELLAGQSELLAELRQLGPQAEGARERSAAGDRTGRVVADRAGADRP
- a CDS encoding DEAD/DEAH box helicase, which gives rise to MNRTRTNDRFARTRNSSAGSGKSGGRFGGSAPSRSSGPSRSGGYGRRPAAVQGEFALPKTITPALPAVEAFADLDMPRELLAALAVQGLTVPFPIQGATLPNSLAGRDVLGRGRTGSGKTLAFGLALLARTAGRRAEPRQPLALVLVPTRELAQQVTDALTPYARSVKLRLATVVGGMPIGRQAGALRGGAEVVVATPGRLKDLIDRGDCRLDEVAITVLDEADQMADMGFMPQVTALLDQVRPEGQRMLFSATLDRNVDLLVRRYLSDPVVHSVDPSAAAVTTMEHHVLHVHGGDKHAATTEIAARDGRVIMFLDTKHAVDQLTSHLLNSGVRAAALHGGKSQPQRTRTLAQFKTGHVSVLVATNVAARGIHVDNLDLVVNVDPPTDHKDYLHRGGRTARAGESGSVVTLVTPNQRRDMTRLMAAAGITPQTTHVRSGEEALRRITGAQAPSGIPVVITAPAAERRPRSGSGSRDRRRPAAAGRRRPVRQSSADAAA
- a CDS encoding restriction endonuclease, producing the protein MGRDLVLAVGLVGICLGGAAVFVKAAVETGGGVPVLPVVTVLLLAAGVALARWSISPGLRRSTACPPSPRGPMGPGAPASGASPAAEPQTTNLPEVDSSALDHTTVDADGFEHTVAALCARDGCPQVEVVGGAGDLGADVIATTADGLRVVIQCKHYGEGNRVGSQDLQRFGGTCFAVHEADVAVVVTTSEFTAPAAEYAAACDIVCVDGDGLAAWTQTHTPPPWTAASAARAGRVTDADA
- a CDS encoding VOC family protein; translated protein: MVSIVQNVAIDCADAYELARFWSAVTGCPPHPQCRPGDRETQVVLAEGPVLYFNQVPEPKTIKNRIHLCLRPTTSREEEVERLLNLGATLVTDRRTPGGAGWAVLADPEGNEFCVLRSESDHAAMSS
- a CDS encoding class I SAM-dependent methyltransferase, with the protein product MAEHHALSATREAYDAAARTYAQLFRDTLRDSPLDRAILGVFAEAVRASGNGQVADLGCGPGHITAHLAELGLTASGVDASPAMIELAQQAYRELRFEVGSMAALDIADGVLGGVLSRWSIIHTPPQELPVILTEFHRVLAPGGHLLIGFSASDGPSHPTQVFDHAVAPAYRWSPDHLAAMLRTFGLAEVARMVREPQPTDRRQFQEVQLLARKA
- a CDS encoding FMN-binding glutamate synthase family protein, with amino-acid sequence MLKTLLVLLLGALVAVAARDLLQRRHSVLRNYPLLGHLRFALEALRPEIQQYFIERNFDGRPFDRDTRSIVYERAKGTDAEEPFGTERDLYQVGSEYLTPSMAPRPVRVDPPRVRIGGPDCTRPYDMALLNVSAMSFGSLSANAVLALNTGARLGGFAQDTGEGGLSEYHLKPGGDLVWEIGTGYFGCRTDDGDFDARQFAEKAAHEQVKCVSLKISQGAKPGIGGVLPGPKVNAEIAAVRGVPQGRTVISPPFHRVYSTPRELVRFLARMRELADGKPVGFKLCVGSRREFLAVCKAMLEEDTTPDFIVVDGAEGGTGAAPLEFADGVGLPLGEGLMTVHNALVGVGLRDRIRIGASGKVATGSDLVKRLLQGADYTNAARAMMFAIGCIQAQRCHTNACPVGVATQDARRARAVDVGDKSRRVERYQRATVESALRIMAAMGVDGPSGLRPHQLLQRVDPHTVRSYEELHEWLTPRQLLASAPEGWASDWRAADPDRFTP
- a CDS encoding phosphatase PAP2 family protein produces the protein MTERSDRPAHRPRRLLARLVSGRRTGPDARFGMRLVAISAATALAAVPFSLALVLVESRWPPLRRLDQGAAEWLHRTALDHPAWVRVLEFLTHVAWGPLTMRLLVAAVVVWLLWHRALRLAAWAAVTAVAGGLVGLLAKTAVERARPHLPDPVSEAPGFSFPSGHAMTATTSCAVLLLVLLPLVPRAWRPFAWALAVAAVLGVGGTRVALGVHWVSDVVGGWLLGLAVVTATTLAFEAWRSDIGRPLTTPAQGLEPELVTSCPEPPAGTGGIGRP
- a CDS encoding cold-shock protein encodes the protein MATGTVKWFNAEKGFGFIEQDGGGADVFAHYSNIAAQGFRELLEGQKVSFDIAQGQKGPTAENIVPA
- a CDS encoding SCO5918 family protein yields the protein MRCVIARFPFDLTKSGVLESMKGIKPEPVEGESVIIGRRQYPVKQVGQVVTRQDRRDFSAGEVVRAMTMLGFTCRGLPQAPAAPAPGLTPLQRASAMLGAPEPVPAPQPAPAPAPVPVSV